Proteins from a genomic interval of Sphingobacterium sp. SYP-B4668:
- a CDS encoding SusD/RagB family nutrient-binding outer membrane lipoprotein, with protein sequence MRYNMIRIGIIAFASMTLTACSDFLDVNDNPNSPIKENLSLSAKLPAALVTSAAYESTQLNQVGGFWGGYWGTSNEGVSSFTSLKNYNGPAIRDTRDGIAVWESSYNNLLYYKEVLDQANDEQALFYSGIAKIMMAHHFFTLVDFYNNVPYEEALKGSALLHPAYESGKEVYRKSMDLITEGIAEVKIASLKPSNDDVMFKGSEVKWAKFGNTLKLRALLRQSEVTDQAAYIKQEIAKIVQEGSGFLEEDAAVNPGFLNTATKMSPFYETYYRNNSGVAVANYANIRPSQYLISKYKEYNDPRLAQNYVAVNGDYKGVVFGNNAINDEFSAVNTSAFKGPNENASKPGGLVKAFSQSAVLLSLAEANFLQAEAAERGWIAGTASQLYQRGIQASFNYLFNAAHNIEDYISQPNVQYATATNKIERIITQKWLALNSINNIQAWADFRRLGYPNFPNSVSTPTPGAYPLRFMYPETEINTNNENVAKQGDNGILTARVWWDVN encoded by the coding sequence ATGAGATATAATATGATAAGAATAGGGATTATTGCTTTTGCTTCCATGACACTCACGGCATGTAGTGATTTTTTGGATGTCAACGATAACCCGAATTCTCCGATTAAAGAGAATTTAAGTTTAAGTGCAAAGTTGCCTGCTGCATTGGTGACATCCGCAGCATACGAATCTACGCAGTTAAATCAAGTAGGAGGTTTTTGGGGTGGCTATTGGGGTACATCTAATGAAGGAGTGAGTTCATTCACATCTTTAAAGAACTACAATGGTCCGGCCATAAGAGATACCCGTGACGGGATAGCCGTTTGGGAATCCAGCTACAACAATCTCTTGTATTACAAAGAAGTATTGGACCAGGCCAATGACGAACAGGCTTTGTTCTATTCAGGCATTGCTAAAATTATGATGGCCCATCATTTCTTTACACTGGTTGATTTTTACAACAATGTGCCCTATGAAGAAGCATTGAAGGGTTCGGCTCTCTTGCACCCTGCCTACGAGTCTGGTAAAGAAGTATACCGAAAGTCCATGGACCTCATTACCGAAGGAATTGCAGAAGTGAAGATTGCCTCTTTGAAGCCGTCGAATGATGACGTGATGTTCAAGGGGAGCGAAGTTAAGTGGGCCAAGTTTGGAAATACGCTCAAGCTACGCGCATTGTTAAGACAGTCGGAAGTTACCGATCAGGCGGCCTACATTAAGCAAGAGATTGCTAAGATTGTTCAAGAGGGCTCTGGCTTTTTGGAGGAGGATGCTGCGGTCAATCCGGGTTTTTTGAATACTGCGACCAAGATGAGCCCATTCTACGAAACCTACTACCGTAATAATTCGGGTGTGGCTGTTGCCAACTATGCAAATATTCGCCCAAGTCAGTACCTAATCAGCAAGTATAAGGAGTATAACGATCCCAGATTGGCCCAAAACTACGTCGCGGTAAATGGCGACTATAAAGGTGTTGTTTTTGGAAACAATGCTATAAATGATGAGTTTTCAGCGGTCAATACTTCGGCTTTCAAAGGGCCAAACGAGAATGCGAGCAAACCCGGAGGACTTGTGAAAGCGTTCAGCCAGTCAGCGGTGTTACTTTCACTGGCTGAAGCAAATTTCTTGCAAGCTGAAGCTGCTGAGCGGGGATGGATTGCAGGAACGGCTAGCCAGCTCTACCAAAGGGGCATACAAGCGTCGTTCAACTATCTATTCAATGCGGCGCACAATATTGAGGACTATATTAGTCAGCCCAATGTCCAGTATGCTACTGCCACCAATAAGATAGAAAGAATCATCACTCAAAAATGGTTAGCGTTAAATAGCATCAATAATATTCAAGCTTGGGCTGATTTTAGGAGATTAGGATATCCCAACTTTCCTAACTCCGTTTCTACCCCAACTCCAGGCGCATATCCATTGCGATTTATGTACCCCGAAACCGAAATCAATACCAATAATGAGAACGTTGCCAAGCAAGGCGACAATGGTATATTGACAGCGCGGGTTTGGTGGGACGTTAATTAA